From one Brachypodium distachyon strain Bd21 chromosome 4, Brachypodium_distachyon_v3.0, whole genome shotgun sequence genomic stretch:
- the LOC100829329 gene encoding acyl-[acyl-carrier-protein] desaturase 4, chloroplastic, protein MSMLKSFPHGLGVPAQGNPSWCRSRAATRGGGRWASCKANALTNFEDLVTGMPAPEQVEAVRCLNLGGWVEQHLLPLLTPVDESWQPSDLLPCLSLSPRSAEQQQQATTTTEELQARAASVPDDVLVCLVGNMVTEEALPTYMCMGNRAEAAHDATGCSPDPWARWLRGWTAEENRHGDLLNRYLYLCGRVDMRQVERTVHHLLRNGMRMPVPPSSPYHNVVYGAFQERATFVSHSRVARHAARHGDRCLARICGAVAADERRHETAYARAVGKLFEVDPDGMARALADVLRAKVTMPGQFMTDGRDADLFARFSAVAQRAGVYTARDYGDMVEHFVRRWKVPELGGAGGQMSGEGRRAQEYVCGLPRKIRRMEELAHDRVTKAAKEPEFARFSWIFDRPVCIRA, encoded by the exons ATGAGCATGCTCAAGTCTTTCCCACACGGCCTCGGCGTGCCGGCACAGGGGAATCCAAGCTG GTGCAGGAGCCGGGCTGCGACAAGAGGCGGCGGGAGATGGGCCAGCTGCAAGGCCAACGCCTTAACAAATTTCGAGGACTTGGTGACGGGGATGCCGGCGCCTGAACAGGTGGAGGCGGTGCGGTGTCTGAACCTGGGCGGGTGGGTGGAGCAACatctgctgccgctgctgacCCCGGTTGACGAGTCATGGCAGCCCAGCGACCTGCTCCCctgcctctccctctctccacGCTCCGccgagcagcagcaacaggcgacgacgacgacggaggAGCTTCAGGCGCGAGCCGCGAGCGTGCCGGACGACGTGCTGGTGTGCCTGGTGGGCAACATGGTGACGGAGGAGGCGCTGCCGACGTACATGTGCATGGGCAACAGGGCGGAGGCCGCCCACGACGCCACGGGCTGCAGCCCTGACCCCTGGGCGCGCTGGCTCCGCGGGTGGACCGCCGAGGAGAACCGCCACGGCGACCTCCTCAACCGCTACCTCTACCTCTGCGGCCGCGTCGACATGCGCCAGGTGGAGCGCACCGtgcaccacctcctccgcaACGGCATGAGGATGCCGGTGCCCCCCTCCAGCCCTTACCACAACGTCGTCTACGGGGCGTTCCAGGAGCGCGCCACGTTCGTGTCCCACTCGCGCGTCGCCAGGCACGCGGCGCGCCACGGCGACCGCTGCCTCGCCAGGATCTGCGGCGCCGTGGCGGCCGACGAGAGGCGCCACGAGACGGCCTACGCCAGGGCGGTAGGGAAGCTGTTCGAGGTCGACCCGGACGGCATGGCGCGGGCGCTGGCCGACGTGCTGCGCGCCAAGGTCACCATGCCGGGGCAGTTCATGACCGAcggccgcgacgccgacctcttCGCGCGCTTCTCGGCCGTGGCGCAGCGGGCCGGGGTGTACACGGCGAGGGACTATGGCGACATGGTGGAGCACTTCGTGCGGAGGTGGAAGGTgccggagctcggcggcgcgggggggcAGATGTCCGGCGAGGGGAGGCGCGCGCAGGAGTACGTGTGCGGGCTGCCGCGCAAGATCCGCAGGATGGAGGAGCTGGCCCACGACCGCGTCACCAAGGCCGCGAAAGAGCCCGAGTTCGCAAGGTTCAGCTGGATCTTCGACAGGCCTGTCTGCATCAGGGCCTAA